A window of Pseudomonadota bacterium genomic DNA:
GCCATAATGCTCGTAGATAAAGCTACGGCAATTTTATCAAATCAAAATCTAAACGGAAGACAACTTGTAGTTGTTCCCCACAACTTAGATTTAGTCCCAACAATAAATTGGATTAACCAGAACTGTACAGACGAATCTCACGACACTTGTATTGAGGTTCACTTAAACGCTGGTGGTGGATATGGGGTTGAGGTTTATTATTACGCTGGTAGTGAGGTTTCAAAACAATTCGCTACCGAACTCTTGCTTCCGTTAGTGCAAGAAACTGGTCTTATGAGTAGAGGAGTGAAAGCCGACTCAACTGTAAAATGGGGAAGATTAGGATTTATCAGAGATACAAAACCTCTAGCTTCGCTAATTGAACTAGGGTTTATAGATACTTCTGATTTATGGGTAACTTTAGACAAAGGTGCTATGGCACTCGCTAAGGCTATTTTAAGAAGTTGTGGCTCTACCTTTATTGACCACGAAGCCATCGCTTTGAAAGAAGCTCAAGCTAAAGCCGAAGCTGAACGCATAGAAGCAGAGAGAATATCGGCAGAACGTATTGCAGAAGAAAAAAGAGTAGCTGAAGAAAAAGCTCGTTTAGAATCCATAGAAGAAAAACCAACCGAGCCTATTATTGAAACACCAATAATTAAAGAGGAGACAGTCGTGGAAAGCGAAAAATACGAACTAAATATAAATGATTTTAAAAAAGCAGCTCTAGGAAGCCTATATACTCTTTTCGGAGTA
This region includes:
- a CDS encoding N-acetylmuramoyl-L-alanine amidase, whose product is MKVFLAAGHSSTVAGAVSQGYNEAQVAIMLVDKATAILSNQNLNGRQLVVVPHNLDLVPTINWINQNCTDESHDTCIEVHLNAGGGYGVEVYYYAGSEVSKQFATELLLPLVQETGLMSRGVKADSTVKWGRLGFIRDTKPLASLIELGFIDTSDLWVTLDKGAMALAKAILRSCGSTFIDHEAIALKEAQAKAEAERIEAERISAERIAEEKRVAEEKARLESIEEKPTEPIIETPIIKEETVVESEKYELNINDFKKAALGSLYTLFGVIGIILVGFAQDFATGSFNISALGFAIGAAIFSAAGNLLKRFFTDAK